A stretch of DNA from Synechococcus sp. PROS-9-1:
GTCTGACAACAGCTCACGTCCCAACCTCAAGCCATCCGCACCTATGCCCGCTTCCAAAAGCTTCAGGGCTTGCTGGGTGCGATGAATCTCCCAGCGGCCAGCATCGGCATACAGAAACAGATGCAAAAGTCCTTGAGGGGCTAAACGCTGTCCAAGCGCTTTCAATCCAGCCAGCGGGTCGCGCAGGTGATGCAATACACCCACGGAGTTGATGTAATCAAAACAACCTTCATCCTCAAGATCCAACAGGCTTCGTTGTTCCTGACGTAGGGATCGGACCTGTTCAGCACCGCCTGAGCGACGCAAGCGCTCCCGTGCCACGTCGAGTGCTCCGGCACTGATGTCCACGGCCAAAACCTCGGCCCCTGGATTGAGATGGCAGAGATAGTCCGTACTGACACCTGTGCCACAGCCCGCATCAAGAATCCGAATCGAACCCAGGCTTGAGTCCTGCGATTGAAGTCCTCCTCGCACAACAGCGAGGACGCTGTCGTGGCACCAGCGCCAGTTGTATCCAGGGGGAGGGCCGTCTTGAAGGGGGTCGCCTGGATAGGGGAAGCGGTCATAAAAAGCGCTCACCACTGGGGTAGCGACATCCGAGGGGGAAGTGTTCATAAAGCCGCCAATGCTGGAAGGAGTCGTTCAAGGGAGCATTTCACGGGAGCTCGCCCTTGCACCCAAAACCTCATCAGAGCTGCAAACATTTGTTCATGGCTGGCCAGAACCCCCAGAGATGGGCCGTAACCTGACGGAATCCGGCTTGCTCTCGTTCATGACAGTGACCGCTAGTAGCGGCAGCCCAAGGGTTTCCCCTCAGCTGTACGACACCCTGCCGCTCTCCAGTGTCCGTCAGGCTGAGCAGCAAGACCGCTTTCCAGACGGTGGTGAGCTCGACACTCTGATCACGTTTTTCCGGAGTGGGAATGATCGACTTGAGGCAGCGCGCCTCCTAGCAAGCAATGCGGAATCAATCGTTGCGCGTGCCGCCAATCGAATTTTTGTAGGCGGCACACCTCTCTCGTTTTTGGAGGAGCCCCTCAGCACGGGAGAGGTGTCAGCCAAGGACGCCACTCCATTAGCCGCTGATCAGGTTGCATTCCAAGATTCAGTTCGCACCTTTACCGGCACTGAATCCAGCGGTAGCAAGGGCAATTTTCTCAGCAGACTGCTCCAGGGCAACGACGATGGTGATGTACGCATCGTTTTGCCCACAGGGTTTACAGCCATCAGTGTGGCGAAATACGGCCCAGGGAACATGCGCAAATCCGTGCGCGATCTTGGCTGGTTCCTTCGCTACGTGGGCTACGCCTTAGTAGCCGGAGACCCAAGCATTCTTGCTGTCAATACACGCGGCTTAAGGGACCTGCTTGAAAAGGGTTGCTCCCTTCTGGCAACGAACGTGGCCCTCCAAGAAATGCGTGCAGCTTCTGCCGCCTTACTAGGAGATCGCCCTGAGGCCCGTCGTCTCACCATTGAATGCTTTGACGTTCTGCTCAAAGAGCTTGCGGTTCCAACACCTTCGACACGTCAGAAGTTAGGAAGTTCCG
This window harbors:
- a CDS encoding bifunctional 2-polyprenyl-6-hydroxyphenol methylase/3-demethylubiquinol 3-O-methyltransferase UbiG, with the protein product MNTSPSDVATPVVSAFYDRFPYPGDPLQDGPPPGYNWRWCHDSVLAVVRGGLQSQDSSLGSIRILDAGCGTGVSTDYLCHLNPGAEVLAVDISAGALDVARERLRRSGGAEQVRSLRQEQRSLLDLEDEGCFDYINSVGVLHHLRDPLAGLKALGQRLAPQGLLHLFLYADAGRWEIHRTQQALKLLEAGIGADGLRLGRELLSDLPETNRLRRTHEQRWALDTHADANFADMYLHPQETSYDLERLMALIKSSGLYFAGFSNPSVWDPARLLKGELLSRAQSLPPSDQWALVEQLDPDISHFEFFVSAQPVHPLRWENDETLLQACGRRQSCLWGWPSKSMLGPDLEPISISDEELSLLRLVDEKPGVPLGTLSGDNTIASLARELMSKKLLLLEADHALFSGIA